From Anopheles coluzzii chromosome 3, AcolN3, whole genome shotgun sequence, the proteins below share one genomic window:
- the LOC120954581 gene encoding uncharacterized protein LOC120954581: MKGFVVFVMAIALVASAEIKKKDAEAPAAAEANGEKKQEKRGLWDLGYGYESHGWDSHKSHGWEEPHVTTITKKVHVPYPVEVEKHVPYPVKVPYPVTVEKHVPVVVEKKVPVYVEKHVPVHVDRPVPYPVKVPVKVVHKEYVEVPKPYPVHVEKHVPVIVKKPVYVEKHVPVVVKSHGWEPHSHSYSEFHSWVYDISAPVGRACRTGGKVFLSAPPLNNNHSGGGGVFVVLCALVLVGGALGEAALGNYYKDVVREQHELINEMNQNFTELERASEKLIDLGFYVGKHKLPPKTVKITKTVAVQVPVPFPVKVPEPVPVPVPVAKPVPVPVPTLVAVPVESTVATVASSPTDDGGRPSPSAEPADADPASSQVHASTAQEVQEYVHSFPIHSVYDAGDDYNPMEGNRLALAEHTASPTESTFSKPSPSSLQQLEEYQHHPQYYHSHQRPPAQQPKRQHPQQHRKPTAPGLDQAAEQYHRGRTGDQRYGGGAQVQAGAHPAGQYGPEPDALQPAAEPYDFGIDASQLHSAAFARAPDTPYTAAAGLAGGKPASAAPSAPSSIGEGYRFATAHHLHQQQQQRFQQRGRFPAHQYDRGVGGRVTVVGGVGGSGESGRVSGSDGGAGLAGANVGGVGGAGPETGSHSYVQYVEDAALQAHAQVEEVPRYQSEGETRLQAGFEAGFQAGLETTHQAGLEAGFQAGLEADQEAQKGAQHDRDDLHHHHNNHHYHHGKAYDHNDRTPRPFQTVRESYPRYEKPDTARYPPSQSTAGDARGSAGGVLSEAYDRPAFAKSHRPAAATGPVPTAATVTSTATTHGYPVPGERSLYPALSTAGHHHTHPHPAHLPGEAHQDLRDQAHHDNHDDDGAGSSGQLRFPFYHATKHDPHLVRAGVESYRAGGAPSAGPSYQLRQQYGEHAQSSTGDRAAQTVHHHHHAGASYHSEHGGDQFGQQYKGSYPAKPTVYSVPSDAHLYPEYGGSHSDNHHQGGGHDDHGTTGKFHYHFHNVHPIGGGNSDHHQQQQSAASEHHYTAVHGGHASAEYGGGAAGPDGSVVSSYDPPASGNAFHFHDDASAAASSDMYAGASTQYGHSSP; encoded by the exons ATGAAG GGATTCGTAGTGTTTGTGATGGCGATTGCCCTGGTGGCGAGTGCCGAGATCAAGAAGAAGGATGCTGAGGCACCGGCTGCGGCCGAAGCGAACGGCGAGAAGAAGCAGGAAAAGCGTGGCCTGTGGGATCTGGGCTACGGATACGAATCGCACGGCTGGGACTCGCACAAGTCCCACGGCTGGGAGGAGCCTCATGTCACCACGATCACCAAGAAGGTGCACGTCCCGTACCCGGTCGAGGTGGAGAAGCACGTCCCGTACCCGGTGAAGGTACCGTACCCGGTCACCGTCGAGAAGCACGTGCCAGTCGTGGTGGAGAAGAAGGTCCCGGTGTACGTCGAGAAGCATGTGCCGGTGCACGTTGACCGTCCAGTGCCGTACCCAGTCAAGGTCCCGGTGAAGGTGGTGCACAAGGAGTACGTCGAGGTGCCGAAGCCGTACCCGGTGCACGTTGAGAAGCATGTCCCGGTCATCGTGAAGAAACCGGTGTACGTCGAGAAGCATGTTCCGGTGGTGGTAAAGTCGCACGGCTGGGAGCCTCATTCCCACTCGTACTCGGAGTTCCACTCGTG GGTGTATGATATAAGTGCGCCTGTGGGTCGGGCATGCCGAACAggaggaaaagttttcctATCGGCCCCACCATTGAACAACAATcacagtggtggtggtggt GTGTTCGTGGTACTGTGTGCGCTGGTACTGGTTGGCGGGGCGCTGGGTGAAGCGGCACTCGGCAACTACTACAAGGACGTCGTGCGGGAGCAGCACGAACTGATCAATGAGATGAATCAAAACTTTACCGAGCTGGAGCGGGCGAGCGAAAAGCTGATCGATCTCGGGTTCTACGTCGGCAAGCACAAGCTGCCCCCGAAAACGGTCAAGATCACGAAAACGGTGGCGGTCCAGGTGCCGGTACCGTTCCCGGTGAAGGTACCGGAACCGGTCCCGGTGCCGGTCCCGGTCGCCAAGCCCGTCCCGGTGCCCGTCCCGACGCTCGTCGCCGTACCGGTCGAGAGTACGGTGGCGACCGTGGCCTCCTCCCCGACCGACGACGGCGGGCGTCCGAGTCCGTCGGCCGAGCCGGCGGACGCGGACCCAGCGTCGTCGCAGGTGCACGCGAGCACGGCCCAGGAGGTCCAAGAGTACGTACACTCGTTTCCCATACACTCTGTATACGACGCTGGCGACGATTACAATCCCATGGAAGGAAACCGTCTCGCACTAGCGGAACACACTGCATCCCCTACTGAGAGCACGTTCAGTAAACCAAGTCCTTCTTCACTTCAACAGTTGGAAGAATACCAGCACCACCCACAGTACTACCACTCCCACCAGCGCCCCCCCGCACAGCAGCCGAAGCGGCAACATCCTCAGCAGCATCGTAAGCCAACGGCGCCGGGACTGGATCAGGCCGCGGAACAGTACCACCGGGGACGCACCGGGGACCAACGATATGGCGGTGGTGCTCAAGTTCAAGCCGGTGCGCATCCGGCTGGCCAGTACGGACCTGAGCCTGATGCGCTCCAGCCGGCGGCCGAGCCGTATGACTTCGGCATTGACGCTAGCCAACTCCACTCGGCCGCGTTCGCCCGTGCCCCGGATACGCCCTATACCGCTGCGGCAGGCCTCGCCGGAGGCAAACCTGCATCGGCTGCGCCGTCAGCGCCATCGTCCATCGGTGAGGGGTACCGCTTCGCCACCGcgcaccacctccaccagcagcagcaacagcgatTCCAGCAGCGAGGAAGATTCCCGGCTCACCAATACGATCGAGGAGTCGGCGGAAGAGTCACAGTCGTTGGAGGAGTCGGAGGATCGGGAGAATCTGGACGAGTATCAGGATCTGACGGAGGAGCTGGACTCGCTGGAGCAAATGTCGGAGGAGTCGGAGGAGCTGGCCCCGAAACCGGTTCGCACTCGTACGTCCAGTACGTCGAAGACGCGGCACTCCAAGCGCACGCCCAAGTCGAAGAAGTACCGCGCTACCAAAGTGAAGGCGAAACGCGACTCCAGGCAGGGTTCGAAGCGGGATTCCAGGCCGGGCTCGAAACGACACACCAAGCGGGACTCGAGGCGGGATTCCAAGCCGGTCTCGAAGCGGACCAAGAAGCCCAAAAAGGTGCGCAGCACGACCGCGAcgacctccaccaccaccacaacaaccaccactaccaccacggCAAAGCCTACGACCACAACGACCGTACGCCCCGTCCATTCCAAACCGTACGGGAGTCGTACCCACGGTATGAGAAGCCCGACACTGCCCGCTATCCACCCTCACAGTCCACCGCGGGAGACGCACGAGGCAGTGCCGGCGGCGTCCTATCAGAAGCCTACGATCGCCCAGCTTTTGCCAAGTCGCACCGACCTGCTGCTGCAACCGGACCCGTACCAACCGCTGCCACCGTTacctccaccgccaccacccaCGGTTACCCGGTACCGGGGGAACGGTCCCTTTACCCGGCGCTATCCACCGCGGGCCACCATCATACGCATCCACATCCAGCGCACCTACCGGGGGAAGCGCATCAAGATCTTCGTGATCAAGCCCACCACGacaaccacgacgacgacggcgccGGATCTTCTGGACAACTCCGCTTTCCCTTCTATCACGCCACCAAACACGATCCCCATCTTGTACGGGCTGGCGTCGAATCGTATCGTGCAGGCGGTGCCCCTTCCGCAGGACCATCCTATCAGCTCCGCCAGCAGTACGGGGAACACGCGCAGTCCTCGACGGGCGATCGGGCCGCGCAAACCgttcatcatcaccaccacgcAGGCGCCAGCTACCACAGCGAGCACGGAGGCGATCAGTTTGGCCAGCAGTACAAGGGAAGCTACCCCGCCAAGCCCACCGTCTACAGTGTCCCCAGTGACGCACACCTCTATCCAGAGTACGGCGGAAGCCACAGCGACAACCACCATCAGGGAGGTGGACACGACGACCACGGTACTACCGGCAAGTTCCACTATCACTTCCACAATGTCCACCCGATCGGAGGCGGTAACTCcgatcaccaccagcagcagcagtccgcCGCCAGTGAGCACCACTACACAGCCGTCCACGGAGGGCACGCCAGCGCCGAGTACGGCGGTGGTGCTGCCGGACCGGACGGAAGTGTCGTAAGCTCGTACGATCCACCTGCCAGCGGCAACGCGTTCCACTTCCACGACGACGCATCGGCGGCCGCTTCGAGCGATATGTACGCAGGGGCATCGACCCAGTACGGTCACTCCTCGCCCTGA
- the LOC120957590 gene encoding colicin-E6-like codes for MVEMSYLRIFLAVFALGCIGTIDGEQTGGLGQSAEVAQQPGQQSIEPSAGAPSSEVTGSVQGDGKRTAKRHLSFGFGHGYGGGVGFSAGAGYGSGASLGYGSGASLGYGSGASLGYGSGVGVGYGSGLGYDGYGGGYGSYGYGGGYGGSLARFRGFGGYGASYGASYGGGYGGYGGAGGAFHGFHAHYGKPIVTATIKEHIPIAIPKPYPVFVKKTVPVPIPIHKPVPYPVIVKKTVPVPIVVSHPVPVPITKHVPVPVPQPYPVSVPHPVPVKVPTPVVVTKPVVAYSPIVSTPIVSTPIVSTPIVSAPIVSTPIVTSAGHISVSDHGLHQTHHSHHSQYGAGAYKAYSAGSAGLYAGSTGQHYGSVGGHYGGHLYGSLGSAAATHYGATAGHYGAAHYGAGTGHYASGALTSGVLCDH; via the exons ATGGTCGAAATGAGCTACCTGAGG ATATTTTTGGCAGTGTTCGCCCTCGGCTGCATCGGTACGATCGATGGCGAGCAGACTGGCGGGCTGGGACAGTCGGCAGAAGTGGCCCAGCAACCGGGGCAGCAATCGATCGAACCTAGTGCCGGTGCACCGTCCTCCGAAGTTACCGGCAGCGTGCAGGGCGATGGCAAGCGAACGGCAAAGCGACATCTTTCGTTCGGCTTTGGCCATGGGTACGGTGGAGGCGTTGGATTTTCGGCCGGCGCAGGATACGGATCGGGCGCCAGCTTGGGCTACGGTTCGGGCGCCAGCCTGGGCTACGGTTCGGGCGCCAGCCTGGGCTACGGTTCGGGCGTTGGCGTTGGCTATGGATCGGGCCTCGGGTACGATGGGTACGGCGGTGGATACGGTAGCTACGGGTACGGTGGCGGTTACGGTGGTTCGCTGGCCCGGTTCCGCGGCTTTGGCGGTTACGGTGCATCGTACGGTGCGAGCTACGGCGGTGGATACGGTGGGTATGGCGGTGCGGGAGGCGCCTTCCACGGGTTCCACGCGCACTACGGCAAACCGATCGTGACGGCCACGATCAAGGAGCACATCCCGATCGCCATCCCGAAACCGTACCCGGTGTTTGTGAAGAAAACCGTCCCCGTCCCGATACCGATCCACAAGCCCGTCCCGTACCCGGTGATCGTGAAGAAAACGGTCCCAGTGCCGATCGTCGTGTCGCACCCGGTACCGGTCCCGATCACGAAGCACGTCCCCGTGCCCGTCCCGCAGCCCTACCCGGTGTCCGTGCCGCATCCCGTGCCGGTGAAGGTACCGACGCCCGTCGTCGTGACGAAGCCGGTCGTTGCGTACTCCCCGATCGTTAGTACACCGATCGTGAGCACTCCGATCGTGAGCACGCCAATCGTGAGTGCACCGATCGTCAGCACGCCGATCGTTACGAGCGCCGGTCACATTTCCGTCAGCGATCATGGGCTGCACCAGACGCACCACTCGCACCACAGCCAGTACGGTGCCGGTGCGTACAAGGCGTACTCGGCCGGATCGGCTGGACTGTACGCGGGCAGCACGGGACAACACTACGGCAGTGTGGGTGGCCATTACGGGGGTCATCTGTACGGCAGCCTGGGATCGGCCGCCGCTACACACTACGGTGCGACGGCGGGACACTACGGAGCGGCGCACTATGGAGCCGGCACCGGTCACTACGCGTCCGGGGCGCTGACCAGCGGAGTCCTGTGCGATCACTAA